Proteins co-encoded in one Arachis stenosperma cultivar V10309 chromosome 7, arast.V10309.gnm1.PFL2, whole genome shotgun sequence genomic window:
- the LOC130939945 gene encoding uncharacterized protein LOC130939945, which yields MANTFNIVWSGPKLDGKLDYSYWETLMSTHLKAQNLWNFIEPGLQEGADAAQQRRDQLALSQIHQGVDYMVFDKIANAKSAKEAWNTLKLSYKGVDKAQKAKLQSLRREYEKYEMSSSETVEQYFTRVTDLVNKMRVYGEDMPDSKVVEKIFRTMPMKYDHVVTTILESHDMDTMTIAELQGTMESHISRILEKSEKSTDEGLKSRVNFNNVVESSRTQERRGRGFNFQSRGRGSFRGRGRGNYNQGSYNNFTPPNQGRGGTSFRPIN from the coding sequence ATGGCAAACACTTTTAACATTGTGTGGTCCGGTCCTAAGTTAGATGGAAAACTTGATTATAGTTATTGGGAGACTTTGATGTCTACCCATTTGAAGGCCCAGAACCTATGGAATTTCATTGAACCAGGATTGCAAGAAGGAGCAGATGCTGCCCAACAAAGGAGAGATCAATTGGCGCTATCTCAAATTCATCAAGGAGTAGATTATATGGTGTTTGACAAAATAGCAAATGCCAAAAGTGCAAAGGAAGCATGGAACACGTTGAAGCTGTCATACAAAGGCGTAGATAAAGCTCAAAAAGCAAAGCTACAGTCTTTGAGAAGAGAATATGAAAAGTATGAGATGTCTAGTTCAGAAACTGTTGAGCAATATTTTACTCGTGTTACAGACCTTGTCAATAAGATGAGAGTCTATGGAGAAGATATGCCCGATAGCAAAGTGGTGGAGAAAATTTTTCGCACCATGCCGATGAAGTATGACCATGTGGTGACTACGATACTAGAGTCCCATGATATGGATACTATGACGATTGCAGAGTTGCAAGGAACCATGGAAAGCCACATCAGTAGAATACTAGAGAAGTCAGAAAAATCAACCGATGAAGGCTTGAAAAGCCGAGTGAATTTCAACAACGTTGTAGAATCAAGCCGTACACAAGAAAGACGAGGTCGTGGTTTTAATTTTCAAAGTAGAGGTAGAGGAAGCTTCAGAGGTAGAGGTCGTGGCAATTACAACCAAGGAAGTTACAATAATTTTACACCACCTAATCAAGGAAGAGGTGGAACGAGTTTTAGGCCTATCAACTGA